Proteins from one Pyrococcus kukulkanii genomic window:
- the coaD gene encoding phosphopantetheine adenylyltransferase, protein MMKKFKKVVVGGTFDRLHLGHKALLRKAFEVGETVYVGLTSDEMVREKPYAEKILPYERRLRDLLMFFEVNGFKNYRIIKIHNAIGFTTKIKSLEAIVVSEETYKGALLVNRAREELGLKPLEIVVIPLVKSKLGGKISSSLIRAGLIDPFGNLIKR, encoded by the coding sequence ATGATGAAAAAGTTCAAGAAAGTCGTCGTTGGTGGAACGTTCGACAGGCTACACCTTGGTCACAAGGCATTACTTAGGAAGGCCTTTGAAGTAGGCGAGACAGTGTACGTTGGACTAACCTCGGATGAAATGGTTAGGGAAAAACCCTACGCCGAGAAAATCCTCCCCTATGAGAGAAGGCTCAGGGATCTTTTAATGTTTTTTGAAGTTAACGGCTTTAAAAATTATAGGATAATCAAGATACACAACGCGATAGGCTTCACAACCAAGATAAAGAGTCTCGAGGCCATTGTTGTGAGTGAGGAGACATATAAGGGGGCCCTCCTCGTAAACAGGGCAAGAGAGGAGTTGGGCCTTAAGCCCTTAGAGATAGTAGTAATACCCTTAGTTAAGAGCAAGCTTGGTGGGAAGATAAGCTCCTCACTAATAAGAGCAGGGCTTATTGATCCATTTGGCAACCTAATAAAGAGATAA
- a CDS encoding acetate--CoA ligase family protein: MDYFFYPKSVAIFGSFREGSIAREILRNIVEGGFEGKIIPVNPKGGEVEIAGRKFKVREKLDEKVDVSIIVIPAKLVPGLIKDLKGLTKGAVVISAGFSEVGNVELEEELVEAAKEAGIRIIGPNCAGIFGVHGKFFGSFEVRVRPGGLALISQSGAFGGAALAMGNEEGVGFSAFVSYGNAADLDESDFLRYFADDPNTKVIALYIEGVKDGRKFVEALKYATSKKPVIILKAGKSKSGARAAQSHTGSLAGSYEIYRAVFRQTGAIEVGEMEELFDAAKAFEMYSRAGKRVAVITNSGGPGVLATDKLEKLGLEIAKLSQETIEELKSFLPPQCSVKNPIDLIADADYERYKKTIEVVCRDENVDSILVICVPPIFIPSQEIAKAVIDVECNKPIIVNFMAGELVKEGIKVLEKAKIKNFPTPERAAKALSWLSSRY; the protein is encoded by the coding sequence ATGGACTACTTCTTCTACCCAAAGAGCGTTGCCATCTTTGGATCATTTAGAGAGGGAAGCATAGCGAGGGAGATACTGAGGAACATAGTTGAGGGTGGCTTCGAGGGCAAGATAATTCCAGTCAATCCAAAGGGCGGAGAAGTCGAGATCGCCGGTAGAAAGTTCAAGGTGAGGGAGAAGCTCGACGAAAAGGTTGACGTTTCAATAATAGTGATCCCCGCAAAGCTCGTTCCTGGATTAATTAAGGATCTTAAAGGGTTGACTAAGGGGGCAGTTGTTATCTCCGCAGGCTTTTCGGAGGTCGGAAACGTTGAACTTGAGGAAGAGCTCGTGGAAGCTGCAAAGGAGGCCGGGATTAGAATTATAGGACCCAACTGTGCGGGAATTTTTGGAGTCCACGGAAAGTTCTTCGGATCGTTTGAGGTTCGTGTCAGGCCTGGAGGCCTGGCTTTAATAAGCCAGAGCGGAGCCTTTGGAGGGGCCGCACTGGCCATGGGCAACGAAGAAGGAGTTGGGTTTTCAGCGTTCGTCAGTTACGGCAACGCTGCTGACCTTGACGAGAGCGACTTCCTCAGGTACTTTGCCGACGACCCCAATACAAAGGTCATTGCATTGTACATAGAAGGTGTGAAGGATGGTAGGAAATTCGTGGAGGCATTAAAATATGCAACCTCGAAGAAGCCTGTAATAATCCTAAAAGCTGGAAAGAGCAAGAGTGGAGCCAGGGCCGCGCAAAGTCACACTGGCTCTTTAGCTGGCTCATATGAGATATATAGGGCAGTGTTCAGGCAGACTGGGGCAATTGAAGTTGGAGAGATGGAGGAGCTGTTTGATGCTGCAAAGGCCTTTGAGATGTACTCTAGGGCTGGAAAGAGGGTTGCGGTAATCACTAACTCTGGCGGGCCAGGAGTTTTAGCCACGGATAAGCTGGAGAAGCTTGGGCTTGAAATAGCTAAGCTCTCCCAGGAAACCATTGAAGAGCTGAAGTCTTTCCTACCGCCCCAATGCTCCGTTAAGAACCCGATTGACTTAATTGCCGATGCGGACTATGAGAGGTATAAGAAGACAATAGAGGTCGTGTGCAGGGATGAGAACGTTGATTCAATTCTTGTTATATGCGTTCCACCCATATTCATTCCCAGTCAGGAGATCGCCAAGGCAGTAATTGATGTCGAGTGCAACAAGCCGATAATAGTGAACTTTATGGCCGGGGAGCTCGTGAAGGAAGGAATAAAAGTTCTTGAAAAGGCAAAAATAAAGAACTTTCCAACGCCAGAGAGAGCAGCTAAGGCTTTGTCCTGGCTATCTAGTAGGTATTAA
- a CDS encoding radical SAM protein has protein sequence MKCWICERRCELRESRVGICRNYANINGELVHVGYGKLSAVESRPIEIKPFFHYYPGTTALTFSGYGCNFYCPWCQNYHLSFSAPPDVEPTSPEKLVQLALLNGDQGLCASFNEPVTLFHYLLDVFELGTKMGLYSCLVTNGYFTLKALKMLLDAGATGFSIDIKGCPGMRVLTTIDHSKVFRNARFILDNGGHVEMVYLVVPKANDSCYDWIFKMHSEKLGEDVPLHINRYYPANYWREPPTSVDLLINLREVAMKEYNIKFVYVGNVGDPRLEATYCPKCGKRLITRIGYRVVEFKVRDGKCPYCGERIPIYG, from the coding sequence ATGAAATGCTGGATCTGCGAGAGAAGGTGCGAGCTTAGGGAGAGTAGAGTGGGAATATGCAGGAATTACGCAAACATCAATGGGGAGTTAGTTCACGTCGGCTATGGGAAGTTGAGTGCAGTTGAGAGCAGACCTATAGAGATAAAGCCATTCTTTCACTATTATCCCGGAACTACTGCCTTAACTTTCTCGGGCTATGGTTGCAACTTCTACTGCCCTTGGTGTCAAAACTATCATCTAAGTTTCTCCGCTCCACCAGATGTTGAGCCTACATCTCCAGAGAAGTTAGTTCAACTGGCCCTATTAAATGGTGATCAAGGTCTCTGCGCTAGCTTCAACGAGCCTGTAACCCTATTTCATTATCTGCTTGATGTTTTTGAGCTTGGAACTAAAATGGGCCTATACTCCTGCCTAGTTACTAACGGCTACTTCACGCTAAAAGCCCTAAAGATGCTTCTAGATGCCGGGGCTACAGGATTCAGCATCGACATAAAAGGCTGCCCTGGAATGAGAGTCCTAACCACCATAGATCACTCCAAAGTGTTTAGGAACGCGCGCTTCATACTGGACAATGGAGGTCACGTTGAGATGGTTTACCTCGTCGTTCCTAAGGCCAACGATTCTTGCTACGACTGGATATTCAAGATGCACTCGGAGAAGTTAGGCGAAGATGTTCCTTTACATATAAACAGATATTATCCAGCGAATTATTGGAGAGAACCTCCAACTTCCGTGGATCTATTAATAAATCTTAGGGAAGTAGCGATGAAGGAGTACAACATAAAGTTCGTTTACGTTGGAAACGTTGGCGATCCAAGGCTCGAGGCAACTTACTGTCCCAAATGCGGGAAGAGACTGATAACGAGGATTGGCTATAGGGTGGTTGAGTTCAAGGTTAGGGATGGTAAGTGTCCATACTGCGGGGAGAGAATTCCCATATATGGATAA